The following are encoded together in the Drosophila takahashii strain IR98-3 E-12201 chromosome X, DtakHiC1v2, whole genome shotgun sequence genome:
- the mxc gene encoding microtubule-associated protein futsch isoform X2: MESIVLHSDVARLVLGYLVNQNLKRAAHTLCRTSPHLRHEFLALKQGLQTHNFLNGGLEEIICEHVKITGLVAGAVQKLPLETRLQLQQLKLSERVGELMATGDGSSCTQGSSTPGEPSVAPSHRKRRRLRTQSPVNSLSSPSFSKRPRLLPPHFYCSVSRDKIKQSFLGSQVGPEEAEEEEESTTATDDLEEEEEELPGPRNNSTPRQPQTESNPLVLTPQSMPELASAIIKNQDFQATLVKNINVALQTVTVTNPSVSCDAMLDGLVKNILEATEKDPSFDRIIQEVVIGDEPQEAPAAAPVIPAAIADPPVDPVDPVPPQTPLIIRTAVAASNSAASNADPNFSISKLIVLNSNESVQKMVANMDTSNVSFTSDGLNLNFADPASMLSDAEAAAAGQVCVDATTGQLTFPMYLSNGGLLSHLPFLVNNEWVAQQLGPDAFANMDDSHIEISLPEPITLSANQLPPNSIIINSAQKQAAPPIPSLEPPVQLIKEAVKQQEKPPPASLDSSRQVMERVTPSTAGIINVSAPAPGSSILHPNTPLSTRRPGLLAKAKEKPIINHVEIIQAACDLSSNEGLGGVPPLFAMEECSNQTVIRANPPAPPAAATPKRKQKRQAAVKACKRIISQAETESKGDQKDQDEKSASHDDSAEASKENLQAEKKAEAPKETIASESDMAAWQRQLHGSNSDLENRLREINSKREEVKTTGGRARRPKKKETPNSASSKARKVKTKATAKQETSEKINIKIITPQKPKAIKKKKLPEAPKEEIIDETIEETIDETREVEVEVEPLVRPNMAMLLDTPFKASPKEKEEETAAKEAAIIPPTPGMAIPPPMDTPYGKLPSSSFLFGSDTKSIMDTPQLSAITPGFRLTPFGQMPGTPVGSAAKTEYSSGSSYYRPDEAEHTDANAQCAIQQWEEQQEKKQPKEGSKNKEELEEEKKEQHPEDNKATPKRPERQLSPEVEKQPVVLSLEPTVLRRVRSFGSEAVDSAESAAAGSFTSSDLPHYKLLPGLPEAIIEGSSSSSSSSATSSSSSSSSSSSSSSSSSSSSSQSSHSEREDNDKEEEQEANAQEQLNIDNLSNISSTEDEEWLKAAGSQDAALPMDSQPGQLVSQDGEVRYPIRNWLTPSKEQAAQEANISGEAPPADPPAAPAPPPPSAIQRQQLDEKRQRVMAKCKQQSQPIRSQSKKTAAKKLTAMRETAKLANPTAHKSPKKREHVEPLKTKAAKKMIDPPEAPPIDPPASKLDPALLIALNLSAKKQEPSGNKPKPPISRAAVEIAAQPAPGKQRGRPKRPLNGEPPKISMRRSSRLIDNKTPAPLEEAPKAAQGNSKKPVKKRAEARVPMPMVAEAESTQSTPLQKPQDDKQMPAKAEPDEGSDYEQDICPSSSQERCTFSYSYADNGPKSSNPMMRQPLSFFRNYQMRMMTDDEQVHTMRIADEQLMQLGQQMASVIRNIPKKRIRRLTSNSGAAAMGGSATETEVTAAAGGEQPSATSTPLAEKPPSRSEPQDEDDLEVATINSAPLAASSSSGGADGDGETGETPENSAQQKEPHSVEIEDIESILSHLHGT, encoded by the exons ATGGAGTCGATAGTCCTGCACTCGGATGTGGCGCGCCTGGTCCTGG GCTACCTGGTCAACCAGAATCTCAAGAGGGCCGCCCACACCCTGTGCCGCACTTCGCCGCACCTGCGCCACGAGTTCCTGGCCCTCAAGCAGGGCCTCCAGACGCACAACTTCCTCAACGGCGGCCTGGAGGAGATCATCTGCGAGCATGTCAAGATCACCGGATTGG TTGCAGGCGCCGTGCAGAAGCTGCCGCTGGAGACGcgcctgcagctgcagcaactGAAGCTCTCCGAACGAGTGGGCGAACTGATGGCCACCGGCGATGGGAGCAGCTGCACCCAAGGGAGCAGCACCCCCGGCGAGCCCAGCGTCGCACCGTCGCATCGCAAGAGGAggcgcct ACGCACCCAGTCGCCCGTGAACAGCCTGTCCTCGCCTTCCTTCAGCAAGCGACCGCGTTTGCTGCCGCCGCACTTTTACTGCAGCGTCAGCCGCGACAAGATCAAGCAGAGCTTCCTGGGCAGTCAGGTGGGTCCAGAGgaagcggaggaggaggaggagagcacCACGGCCACCGACGacctggaggaggaggaggaggagctgcctGGGCCGCGCAACAATTCCACGCCGCGTCAGCCACAAACGGAGTCCAATCCCCTCGTGCTCACGCCGCAAAGCATGCCA GAACTGGCCAGTGCGATCATCAAGAACCAGGACTTTCAGGCGACGCTGGTGAAAAACATAAACGTGGCCCTGCAGACGGTGACTGTGACGAATCCTTCGGTTAGCTGCGATGCGATGCTGGATGGCCTGGTGAAGAACATACTGGAGGCCACGGAGAAGGATCCCTCGTTCGATCGCATCATCCAGGAGGTGGTGATTGGCGATGAGCCGCAGGAAGCTCCTGCAGCAGCTCCTGTTATTCCCGCTGCTATTGCGGATCCCCCCGTGGATCCTGTAGATCCCGTGCCACCGCAAACGCCGCTCATCATTCGCACTGCCGTGGCGGCCAGCAATTCGGCGGCCAGCAATGCCGATCCCAACTTCTCCATCTCCAAGCTGATTGTGCTCAATTCGAACGAGAGTGTCCAGAAAATGGTGGCCAATATGGATACCTCGAATGTGAGCTTCACCAGCGACGGGCTGAATCTAAACTTTGCCGATCCCGCCTCCATGCTCTCGGATGCCGAGGCGGCGGCTGCCGGTCAGGTGTGCGTGGACGCCACCACCGGTCAGCTGACCTTTCCCATGTATCTCTCGAATGGTGGGTTGCTCTCGCACCTGCCCTTTCTGGTGAACAACGAGTGGGTGGCCCAGCAACTGGGTCCCGATGCCTTTGCCAATATGGATGACTCGCACATTGAGATCTCGCTGCCGGAACCGATTACTCTCTCGGCCAATCAGCTGCCCCCCAATTCGATTATTATCAACAGTGCTCAGAAACAGGCGGCGCCACCGATTCCCAGCTTGGAGCCTCCGGTGCAGTTGATCAAGGAGGCGGTTAAGCAGCAGGAGAAGCCCCCACCCGCTTCACTCGACTCTTCCCGACAAGTTATGGAGCGGGTGACGCCCTCGACGGCGGGAATAATCAAT GTTTCTGCTCCAGCACCTGGTAGTTCCATCCTTCACCCCAATACGCCGCTCTCCACCCGGCGACCTGGTTTGCTGGCCAAAGCCAAGGAGAAGCCCATCATCAATCATGTGGAGATCATCCAGGCAGCCTGCGATCTCAGCAGCAACGAGGGATTAGGCGGTGTGCCGCCTTTATTTGCCATGGAGGAGTGCAGCAACCAGACGGTGATTAGGGCTaatcctccagctcctccggCAGCTGCGACGCCCAAGCGAAAGCAGAAGCGCCAGGCGGCGGTGAAGGCGTGCAAAAGAATAATCTCGCAGGCGGAAACGGAATCGAAGGGGGATCAAAAGGATCAGGATGAGAAGAGTGCCTCCCACGACGACAGTGCAGAGGCGAGCAAAGAGAATCTCCAGGCGGAGAAGAAGGCGGAGGCGCCCAAAGAAACCATTGCTAGCGAGAGCGACATGGCCGCCTGGCAGCGCCAGTTGCATGGCTCCAATTCCGACTTGGAAAATAGGTTAAGAGAGATAAACTCCAAGCGGGAGGAGGTCAAGACCACCGGTGGTCGTGCGAGGCGTCCGAAAAAGAAGGAAACGCCCAATTCGGCATCGTCTAAGGCCAGAAAAGTCAAGACAAAGGCGACGGCGAAGCAGGAAACCAGCGAGAAGATCAACATCAAGATTATTACGCCACAAAAACCGAAGGCTATCAAAAAGAAGAAGCTGCCAGAGGCGCCCAAAGAGGAGATCATTGACGAGACCATCGAGGAAACCATAGACGAAACGAGAGAGGTGGAAGTGGAGGTGGAGCCACTGGTGCGTCCCAACATGGCCATGCTGCTGGATACGCCTTTCAAGGCTTCTCCCAAAGAAAAGGAAGAGGAGACTGCCGCAAAAGAAGCCGCTATTATTCCACCCACTCCTGGAATGGCCATACCACCGCCAATGGACACGCCATATGGCAAGCTGCCCAGCAGCAGTTTCCTTTTTGGCTCCGATACCAAGAGCATCATGGACACGCCCCAATTGAGCGCCATTACGCCCGGTTTCCGGCTGACCCCGTTTGGCCAGATGCCTGGCACTCCCGTGGGCAGTGCCGCCAAGACGGAATACTCATCGGGCAGCTCCTATTATCGTCCCGACGAGGCGGAGCACACGGATGCGAATGCGCAGTGCGCAATACAGCAGtgggaggagcagcaggagaagAAGCAGCCAAAGGAGGGctctaaaaacaaggaagagtTGGAGGAAGAGAAGAAAGAGCAGCATCCCGAGGATAATAAGGCCACGCCCAAGAGACCAGAGAGGCAGCTTTCACCAGAGGTGGAGAAACAACCTGTTGTCCTCTCCCTGGAACCCACCGTCCTCCGCCGCGTGCGTTCCTTCGGCAGCGAGGCGGTGGACAGTGCCGAATCCGCGGCAGCCGGCTCCTTTACCTCCTCCGACCTGCCGCACTACAAACTGCTGCCCGGCCTGCCCGAGGCCATCATCGAGGGCTCCAGCAGTTCCAGCAGCTCCTCGGccaccagctcctcctcctcctcgagtTCGAGCTCCAGTTCATCGAGTAGCAgtagctcctcctcctcgcaaAGTTCTCACAGCGAAAGGGAAGACAACGataaggaggaggagcaggaagcAAATGCCCAGGAGCAGCTCAACATCGACAACCTTTCGAACATCAGCAGCACGGAGGATGAGGAGTGGCTGAAGGCAGCCGGCTCCCAGGATGCCGCACTGCCCATGGACAGCCAACCTGGGCAATTGGTTAGCCAGGATGGCGAGGTGCGCTATCCCATACGCAATTGGCTGACGCCCAGCAAGGAGCAGGCAGCCCAGGAGGCGAATATCAGTGGGGAAGCTCCTCCAGCAgatcctcctgctgctccagctcctccaCCTCCCTCTGCCATCCAACGCCAGCAGCTGGACGAGAAGCGCCAGCGTGTCATGGCCAAGTGCAAGCAGCAATCCCAACCGATCAGGAGCCAAAGCAAAAAGACTGCCGCCAAGAAGCTAACGGCCATGCGTGAAACGGCCAAGTTGGCCAATCCCACGGCCCACAAGTCGCCTAAAAAGCGCGAGCATGTGGAGCCGCTCAAGACCAAGGCGGCCAAGAAGATGATAGATCCACCAGAGGCGCCGCCAATCGATCCGCCAGCCAGCAAACTGGATCCCGCCCTGCTCATCGCCCTCAATTTGTCGGCCAAAAAGCAGGAGCCATCCGGCAACAAACCAAAGCCGCCGATTAGCCGGGCAGCGGTGGAGATTGCCGCCCAACCGGCGCCGGGAAAACAACGTGGACGTCCCAAGAGGCCGCTCAACGGAGAGCCGCCCAAGATCTCTATGCGTCGATCCTCGCGACTGATTGACAATAAAA CTCCTGCTCCGCTGGAGGAGGCACCCAAAGCTGCCCAGGGCAATTCCAAAAAGCCTGTGAAAAAGCGCGCCGAGGCCAGGGTGCCCATGCCCATGGTGGCCGAGGCGGAATCCACGCAGAGCACACCGCTGCAGAAACCACAAGACGACAAGCAGATGCCAGCCAAAGCGGAACCAGATGAAGGCAGCGATTACGAGCAGGACATTTGCCCGAGCAGCAGCCAGGAGCGCTGCACTTTCAGCTACTCTTATGCGGACAACGGACCCAAATCCAGCAATCCCATGATGCGCCAGCCGCTGAGCTTCTTTCGCAACTATCAGATGCGCATGATGACCGACGACGAGCAGGTGCACACGATGCGCATCGCCGACGAACAGTTGATGCAGCTCGGCCAGCAAATGGCCAGTGTGATACGGAATATACCCAAGAAGCGGATACGCCGCCTGACCAGCAATAGTGGAGCAGCTGCAATGGGAGGAAGTgcaacggaaacggaagttaCCGCCGCCGCTGGAGGAGAACAGCCATCGGCCACTTCGACGCCGCTGGCGGAGAAGCCGCCGTCCAGGAGCGAACCGCAGGATGAAGACGATCTGGAGGTGGCCACCAT CAATTCAGCTCCTTTAGcagcgagcagcagcagcggtggtgcagatggagatggagaaacCGGAGAAACCCCGGAGAACTCTGCCCAGCAGAAGGAGCCGCACAGCGTGGAGATCGAGGACATCGAGTCGATACTGTCGCACCTTCACGGCACCTGA
- the mxc gene encoding microtubule-associated protein futsch isoform X1: protein MESIVLHSDVARLVLGYLVNQNLKRAAHTLCRTSPHLRHEFLALKQGLQTHNFLNGGLEEIICEHVKITGLVAGAVQKLPLETRLQLQQLKLSERVGELMATGDGSSCTQGSSTPGEPSVAPSHRKRRRLRTQSPVNSLSSPSFSKRPRLLPPHFYCSVSRDKIKQSFLGSQVGPEEAEEEEESTTATDDLEEEEEELPGPRNNSTPRQPQTESNPLVLTPQSMPELASAIIKNQDFQATLVKNINVALQTVTVTNPSVSCDAMLDGLVKNILEATEKDPSFDRIIQEVVIGDEPQEAPAAAPVIPAAIADPPVDPVDPVPPQTPLIIRTAVAASNSAASNADPNFSISKLIVLNSNESVQKMVANMDTSNVSFTSDGLNLNFADPASMLSDAEAAAAGQVCVDATTGQLTFPMYLSNGGLLSHLPFLVNNEWVAQQLGPDAFANMDDSHIEISLPEPITLSANQLPPNSIIINSAQKQAAPPIPSLEPPVQLIKEAVKQQEKPPPASLDSSRQVMERVTPSTAGIINVKAFRSLSTPRKRTSHVRTLTFSPKVSAPAPGSSILHPNTPLSTRRPGLLAKAKEKPIINHVEIIQAACDLSSNEGLGGVPPLFAMEECSNQTVIRANPPAPPAAATPKRKQKRQAAVKACKRIISQAETESKGDQKDQDEKSASHDDSAEASKENLQAEKKAEAPKETIASESDMAAWQRQLHGSNSDLENRLREINSKREEVKTTGGRARRPKKKETPNSASSKARKVKTKATAKQETSEKINIKIITPQKPKAIKKKKLPEAPKEEIIDETIEETIDETREVEVEVEPLVRPNMAMLLDTPFKASPKEKEEETAAKEAAIIPPTPGMAIPPPMDTPYGKLPSSSFLFGSDTKSIMDTPQLSAITPGFRLTPFGQMPGTPVGSAAKTEYSSGSSYYRPDEAEHTDANAQCAIQQWEEQQEKKQPKEGSKNKEELEEEKKEQHPEDNKATPKRPERQLSPEVEKQPVVLSLEPTVLRRVRSFGSEAVDSAESAAAGSFTSSDLPHYKLLPGLPEAIIEGSSSSSSSSATSSSSSSSSSSSSSSSSSSSSSQSSHSEREDNDKEEEQEANAQEQLNIDNLSNISSTEDEEWLKAAGSQDAALPMDSQPGQLVSQDGEVRYPIRNWLTPSKEQAAQEANISGEAPPADPPAAPAPPPPSAIQRQQLDEKRQRVMAKCKQQSQPIRSQSKKTAAKKLTAMRETAKLANPTAHKSPKKREHVEPLKTKAAKKMIDPPEAPPIDPPASKLDPALLIALNLSAKKQEPSGNKPKPPISRAAVEIAAQPAPGKQRGRPKRPLNGEPPKISMRRSSRLIDNKTPAPLEEAPKAAQGNSKKPVKKRAEARVPMPMVAEAESTQSTPLQKPQDDKQMPAKAEPDEGSDYEQDICPSSSQERCTFSYSYADNGPKSSNPMMRQPLSFFRNYQMRMMTDDEQVHTMRIADEQLMQLGQQMASVIRNIPKKRIRRLTSNSGAAAMGGSATETEVTAAAGGEQPSATSTPLAEKPPSRSEPQDEDDLEVATINSAPLAASSSSGGADGDGETGETPENSAQQKEPHSVEIEDIESILSHLHGT from the exons ATGGAGTCGATAGTCCTGCACTCGGATGTGGCGCGCCTGGTCCTGG GCTACCTGGTCAACCAGAATCTCAAGAGGGCCGCCCACACCCTGTGCCGCACTTCGCCGCACCTGCGCCACGAGTTCCTGGCCCTCAAGCAGGGCCTCCAGACGCACAACTTCCTCAACGGCGGCCTGGAGGAGATCATCTGCGAGCATGTCAAGATCACCGGATTGG TTGCAGGCGCCGTGCAGAAGCTGCCGCTGGAGACGcgcctgcagctgcagcaactGAAGCTCTCCGAACGAGTGGGCGAACTGATGGCCACCGGCGATGGGAGCAGCTGCACCCAAGGGAGCAGCACCCCCGGCGAGCCCAGCGTCGCACCGTCGCATCGCAAGAGGAggcgcct ACGCACCCAGTCGCCCGTGAACAGCCTGTCCTCGCCTTCCTTCAGCAAGCGACCGCGTTTGCTGCCGCCGCACTTTTACTGCAGCGTCAGCCGCGACAAGATCAAGCAGAGCTTCCTGGGCAGTCAGGTGGGTCCAGAGgaagcggaggaggaggaggagagcacCACGGCCACCGACGacctggaggaggaggaggaggagctgcctGGGCCGCGCAACAATTCCACGCCGCGTCAGCCACAAACGGAGTCCAATCCCCTCGTGCTCACGCCGCAAAGCATGCCA GAACTGGCCAGTGCGATCATCAAGAACCAGGACTTTCAGGCGACGCTGGTGAAAAACATAAACGTGGCCCTGCAGACGGTGACTGTGACGAATCCTTCGGTTAGCTGCGATGCGATGCTGGATGGCCTGGTGAAGAACATACTGGAGGCCACGGAGAAGGATCCCTCGTTCGATCGCATCATCCAGGAGGTGGTGATTGGCGATGAGCCGCAGGAAGCTCCTGCAGCAGCTCCTGTTATTCCCGCTGCTATTGCGGATCCCCCCGTGGATCCTGTAGATCCCGTGCCACCGCAAACGCCGCTCATCATTCGCACTGCCGTGGCGGCCAGCAATTCGGCGGCCAGCAATGCCGATCCCAACTTCTCCATCTCCAAGCTGATTGTGCTCAATTCGAACGAGAGTGTCCAGAAAATGGTGGCCAATATGGATACCTCGAATGTGAGCTTCACCAGCGACGGGCTGAATCTAAACTTTGCCGATCCCGCCTCCATGCTCTCGGATGCCGAGGCGGCGGCTGCCGGTCAGGTGTGCGTGGACGCCACCACCGGTCAGCTGACCTTTCCCATGTATCTCTCGAATGGTGGGTTGCTCTCGCACCTGCCCTTTCTGGTGAACAACGAGTGGGTGGCCCAGCAACTGGGTCCCGATGCCTTTGCCAATATGGATGACTCGCACATTGAGATCTCGCTGCCGGAACCGATTACTCTCTCGGCCAATCAGCTGCCCCCCAATTCGATTATTATCAACAGTGCTCAGAAACAGGCGGCGCCACCGATTCCCAGCTTGGAGCCTCCGGTGCAGTTGATCAAGGAGGCGGTTAAGCAGCAGGAGAAGCCCCCACCCGCTTCACTCGACTCTTCCCGACAAGTTATGGAGCGGGTGACGCCCTCGACGGCGGGAATAATCAATGTAAAGGCCTTCCGTAGCTTATCCACTCCCCGCAAGAGAACCTCGCATGTACGAACTTTAACTTTCTCGCCCAAGGTTTCTGCTCCAGCACCTGGTAGTTCCATCCTTCACCCCAATACGCCGCTCTCCACCCGGCGACCTGGTTTGCTGGCCAAAGCCAAGGAGAAGCCCATCATCAATCATGTGGAGATCATCCAGGCAGCCTGCGATCTCAGCAGCAACGAGGGATTAGGCGGTGTGCCGCCTTTATTTGCCATGGAGGAGTGCAGCAACCAGACGGTGATTAGGGCTaatcctccagctcctccggCAGCTGCGACGCCCAAGCGAAAGCAGAAGCGCCAGGCGGCGGTGAAGGCGTGCAAAAGAATAATCTCGCAGGCGGAAACGGAATCGAAGGGGGATCAAAAGGATCAGGATGAGAAGAGTGCCTCCCACGACGACAGTGCAGAGGCGAGCAAAGAGAATCTCCAGGCGGAGAAGAAGGCGGAGGCGCCCAAAGAAACCATTGCTAGCGAGAGCGACATGGCCGCCTGGCAGCGCCAGTTGCATGGCTCCAATTCCGACTTGGAAAATAGGTTAAGAGAGATAAACTCCAAGCGGGAGGAGGTCAAGACCACCGGTGGTCGTGCGAGGCGTCCGAAAAAGAAGGAAACGCCCAATTCGGCATCGTCTAAGGCCAGAAAAGTCAAGACAAAGGCGACGGCGAAGCAGGAAACCAGCGAGAAGATCAACATCAAGATTATTACGCCACAAAAACCGAAGGCTATCAAAAAGAAGAAGCTGCCAGAGGCGCCCAAAGAGGAGATCATTGACGAGACCATCGAGGAAACCATAGACGAAACGAGAGAGGTGGAAGTGGAGGTGGAGCCACTGGTGCGTCCCAACATGGCCATGCTGCTGGATACGCCTTTCAAGGCTTCTCCCAAAGAAAAGGAAGAGGAGACTGCCGCAAAAGAAGCCGCTATTATTCCACCCACTCCTGGAATGGCCATACCACCGCCAATGGACACGCCATATGGCAAGCTGCCCAGCAGCAGTTTCCTTTTTGGCTCCGATACCAAGAGCATCATGGACACGCCCCAATTGAGCGCCATTACGCCCGGTTTCCGGCTGACCCCGTTTGGCCAGATGCCTGGCACTCCCGTGGGCAGTGCCGCCAAGACGGAATACTCATCGGGCAGCTCCTATTATCGTCCCGACGAGGCGGAGCACACGGATGCGAATGCGCAGTGCGCAATACAGCAGtgggaggagcagcaggagaagAAGCAGCCAAAGGAGGGctctaaaaacaaggaagagtTGGAGGAAGAGAAGAAAGAGCAGCATCCCGAGGATAATAAGGCCACGCCCAAGAGACCAGAGAGGCAGCTTTCACCAGAGGTGGAGAAACAACCTGTTGTCCTCTCCCTGGAACCCACCGTCCTCCGCCGCGTGCGTTCCTTCGGCAGCGAGGCGGTGGACAGTGCCGAATCCGCGGCAGCCGGCTCCTTTACCTCCTCCGACCTGCCGCACTACAAACTGCTGCCCGGCCTGCCCGAGGCCATCATCGAGGGCTCCAGCAGTTCCAGCAGCTCCTCGGccaccagctcctcctcctcctcgagtTCGAGCTCCAGTTCATCGAGTAGCAgtagctcctcctcctcgcaaAGTTCTCACAGCGAAAGGGAAGACAACGataaggaggaggagcaggaagcAAATGCCCAGGAGCAGCTCAACATCGACAACCTTTCGAACATCAGCAGCACGGAGGATGAGGAGTGGCTGAAGGCAGCCGGCTCCCAGGATGCCGCACTGCCCATGGACAGCCAACCTGGGCAATTGGTTAGCCAGGATGGCGAGGTGCGCTATCCCATACGCAATTGGCTGACGCCCAGCAAGGAGCAGGCAGCCCAGGAGGCGAATATCAGTGGGGAAGCTCCTCCAGCAgatcctcctgctgctccagctcctccaCCTCCCTCTGCCATCCAACGCCAGCAGCTGGACGAGAAGCGCCAGCGTGTCATGGCCAAGTGCAAGCAGCAATCCCAACCGATCAGGAGCCAAAGCAAAAAGACTGCCGCCAAGAAGCTAACGGCCATGCGTGAAACGGCCAAGTTGGCCAATCCCACGGCCCACAAGTCGCCTAAAAAGCGCGAGCATGTGGAGCCGCTCAAGACCAAGGCGGCCAAGAAGATGATAGATCCACCAGAGGCGCCGCCAATCGATCCGCCAGCCAGCAAACTGGATCCCGCCCTGCTCATCGCCCTCAATTTGTCGGCCAAAAAGCAGGAGCCATCCGGCAACAAACCAAAGCCGCCGATTAGCCGGGCAGCGGTGGAGATTGCCGCCCAACCGGCGCCGGGAAAACAACGTGGACGTCCCAAGAGGCCGCTCAACGGAGAGCCGCCCAAGATCTCTATGCGTCGATCCTCGCGACTGATTGACAATAAAA CTCCTGCTCCGCTGGAGGAGGCACCCAAAGCTGCCCAGGGCAATTCCAAAAAGCCTGTGAAAAAGCGCGCCGAGGCCAGGGTGCCCATGCCCATGGTGGCCGAGGCGGAATCCACGCAGAGCACACCGCTGCAGAAACCACAAGACGACAAGCAGATGCCAGCCAAAGCGGAACCAGATGAAGGCAGCGATTACGAGCAGGACATTTGCCCGAGCAGCAGCCAGGAGCGCTGCACTTTCAGCTACTCTTATGCGGACAACGGACCCAAATCCAGCAATCCCATGATGCGCCAGCCGCTGAGCTTCTTTCGCAACTATCAGATGCGCATGATGACCGACGACGAGCAGGTGCACACGATGCGCATCGCCGACGAACAGTTGATGCAGCTCGGCCAGCAAATGGCCAGTGTGATACGGAATATACCCAAGAAGCGGATACGCCGCCTGACCAGCAATAGTGGAGCAGCTGCAATGGGAGGAAGTgcaacggaaacggaagttaCCGCCGCCGCTGGAGGAGAACAGCCATCGGCCACTTCGACGCCGCTGGCGGAGAAGCCGCCGTCCAGGAGCGAACCGCAGGATGAAGACGATCTGGAGGTGGCCACCAT CAATTCAGCTCCTTTAGcagcgagcagcagcagcggtggtgcagatggagatggagaaacCGGAGAAACCCCGGAGAACTCTGCCCAGCAGAAGGAGCCGCACAGCGTGGAGATCGAGGACATCGAGTCGATACTGTCGCACCTTCACGGCACCTGA